From Methanocella paludicola SANAE, a single genomic window includes:
- a CDS encoding diacylglycerol/polyprenol kinase family protein, whose translation MLGFSLHDVLGGVLVYVYIILIFLAVEKLWKGDRAVGRKILHIAMGNIVFILAFFDNWYAEVLIAGSALLFSLLITQRMQLYFLNKLTVVPGEESFFRKAYRKVIRKLSLISASDAGNEWGLVYYCLMFTVLAGLFAKSPVVVAVGMLPLAYGDGLGAVIGRKFGRHPYRIIDKKSIEGSLAVFAGTALSLVGGMVYYGVPLQDAAWMSAAIGLVIMVVEGVTPKGLDNLAIPLSAVVLFLLFGAV comes from the coding sequence TTGCTCGGGTTCTCCCTGCATGACGTGCTGGGCGGGGTCCTGGTCTATGTCTATATCATCCTGATCTTTTTAGCCGTTGAGAAGCTGTGGAAGGGCGACAGGGCCGTGGGCAGGAAGATCCTGCACATCGCGATGGGCAACATCGTGTTCATTTTAGCCTTTTTCGATAATTGGTACGCGGAGGTGCTCATCGCGGGCTCTGCCCTGCTGTTCTCGCTGCTCATTACGCAGAGGATGCAGCTTTACTTCTTGAACAAGCTTACCGTGGTGCCTGGCGAGGAGAGCTTTTTCCGTAAGGCGTACCGGAAGGTCATCCGGAAGCTGTCGCTCATATCGGCGTCGGACGCCGGGAACGAGTGGGGGCTGGTTTATTACTGTTTGATGTTCACGGTGCTCGCCGGGCTTTTCGCGAAGAGCCCCGTGGTCGTGGCCGTCGGCATGCTCCCCCTGGCTTACGGGGACGGCCTTGGGGCCGTCATCGGCCGGAAGTTCGGCCGCCACCCCTACCGGATCATCGATAAGAAGAGCATCGAGGGCTCCCTTGCCGTGTTCGCCGGCACCGCCCTCTCCCTGGTCGGGGGGATGGTATATTACGGCGTGCCGCTGCAGGACGCCGCCTGGATGTCCGCCGCCATAGGCCTGGTGATCATGGTCGTGGAGGGCGTGACGCCCAAAGGGCTGGATAACCTGGCCATACCGCTGTCCGCGGTCGTCCTATTCCTATTGTTCGGGGCGGTCTGA